A DNA window from Streptomyces sp. B21-083 contains the following coding sequences:
- the kdpA gene encoding potassium-transporting ATPase subunit KdpA, translating to MGPVLAGVLQLLALIAALALAYLPLGTYMARVYTSDKHLRVEKWIYKSIGANPDTEMTWPAYLRGILAFSAVGVLFLYLLQRLQGVLPGSLGFDSVDPARSFNTAVSFVTNTNWQSYYGEQTLGHVVQTAGLAVQNFVSAAVGIAVAVALVRGFARSRTGELGNFWSDLVRGVVRILLPLSVVAAIVLVACGAIQNFSGIHEVGQFGGGSQQWNGGAVASQEAIKEIGTNGGGYFNANSAHPFENPTPFTNLFEIFLLLVIPFALTRTFGVLVGSVRQGYAILATMFTIWLGFVALMMWTEFAHHGPALQAAGGALEGKEVRFGVGSSSIFAVSTTLTSTGAVDSFHSSFTGLGGGIAMLGMMLGEIAPGGTGSGLYGMLIMAVIAVFIAGLMVGRTPEYLGKKIGTREIKLAACYILVTPALVLVLTAASMALSTPPDSMLNSGAHGFSEVLYAFTSAANNNGSAFGGLNADTDWFNTMTGLAMLLGRFLPMVFVLALAGSLAEQTPVPVTAGTLRTEKPLFTGLLVGAILIITGLTYFPALALGPLAEGLAS from the coding sequence ATGGGTCCCGTACTCGCCGGCGTGCTCCAGCTGCTCGCCCTCATAGCGGCGCTGGCGCTCGCCTACCTCCCCCTCGGCACCTACATGGCCAGGGTCTACACCTCCGACAAGCATCTGCGCGTCGAGAAGTGGATCTACAAGAGCATCGGTGCCAACCCCGACACCGAGATGACCTGGCCCGCCTACCTGCGCGGGATCCTCGCCTTCTCGGCGGTCGGCGTCCTCTTCCTCTATCTGCTCCAGCGGCTCCAGGGCGTGCTGCCCGGCTCGCTGGGCTTCGACTCGGTCGACCCGGCGCGGTCGTTCAACACGGCCGTGTCGTTCGTGACTAACACCAACTGGCAGTCGTACTACGGCGAACAGACCCTGGGCCATGTCGTGCAGACCGCCGGGCTGGCCGTGCAGAACTTCGTTTCCGCGGCCGTCGGTATCGCGGTGGCAGTGGCCCTGGTCCGCGGGTTCGCCCGATCACGCACCGGTGAACTGGGCAACTTCTGGTCCGACCTGGTGCGTGGTGTCGTACGCATCCTGCTGCCGCTGTCCGTCGTCGCCGCGATCGTGCTGGTGGCGTGCGGTGCCATCCAGAACTTCTCCGGGATCCACGAGGTCGGCCAGTTCGGGGGAGGTTCTCAGCAGTGGAACGGGGGTGCCGTCGCCTCGCAGGAGGCCATCAAGGAGATCGGCACCAACGGCGGCGGCTACTTCAACGCCAACTCCGCGCACCCCTTCGAGAACCCGACGCCCTTCACCAACCTGTTCGAGATCTTCCTGCTGCTGGTGATCCCGTTCGCACTGACCCGTACGTTCGGTGTGCTGGTCGGCTCGGTGAGGCAGGGCTACGCGATCCTCGCCACGATGTTCACCATCTGGCTGGGCTTCGTCGCCCTGATGATGTGGACCGAGTTCGCGCACCACGGCCCGGCGCTCCAGGCGGCAGGCGGCGCGCTGGAGGGCAAGGAGGTCCGCTTCGGCGTCGGATCGTCGTCGATCTTCGCGGTGTCGACGACGCTCACCTCGACCGGCGCGGTGGACTCCTTCCACTCCTCGTTCACCGGCCTCGGCGGCGGCATCGCGATGCTGGGCATGATGCTGGGCGAGATCGCACCCGGCGGCACCGGCTCCGGCCTCTACGGCATGCTGATCATGGCGGTCATCGCGGTGTTCATCGCGGGCCTCATGGTCGGCCGTACGCCCGAGTACCTGGGCAAGAAGATCGGCACCCGCGAGATCAAGCTCGCGGCCTGCTACATCCTGGTCACACCCGCCCTGGTCCTCGTCCTCACCGCCGCGTCCATGGCGCTGTCGACCCCGCCGGACTCCATGCTGAACTCCGGTGCCCACGGATTCTCCGAGGTGCTGTACGCCTTCACCTCCGCCGCCAACAACAACGGCTCGGCCTTCGGCGGTCTGAACGCCGACACCGACTGGTTCAACACCATGACCGGCCTGGCGATGCTGCTCGGCCGTTTCCTGCCGATGGTGTTCGTGCTGGCGCTGGCCGGCTCGCTCGCCGAGCAGACGCCCGTGCCCGTCACCGCGGGCACCCTGCGCACCGAGAAGCCGCTGTTCACCGGCCTTCTCGTGGGCGCCATCCTCATCATCACCGGTCTCACCTACTTCCCGGCACTCGCGCTCGGGCCGCTCGCCGAGGGGCTGGCGTCATGA
- the kdpF gene encoding K(+)-transporting ATPase subunit F, giving the protein MTAETIVGLTAAVALLGYLVLALLFPERF; this is encoded by the coding sequence GTGACCGCCGAGACCATCGTCGGCCTCACTGCGGCTGTCGCCCTGCTGGGCTATCTCGTCCTCGCCCTGCTCTTCCCGGAGAGGTTCTGA
- a CDS encoding pyridoxamine 5'-phosphate oxidase family protein, whose product MAATQRRSRKIMMTPDELDEFLTTQRMCRVATLSGDGAPHVSALWFAWDGTSLWLYSIVRSKRWADLRRDPRVAVVVDSGEGYGELRGAELSGTVEFVGEIPRSGEPCPELALLEPLFARKNFGLEEMPHDGRHAWIRLTPAKTVSWDFRKL is encoded by the coding sequence ATGGCTGCGACTCAGCGCAGGAGCCGGAAGATCATGATGACGCCGGACGAGCTGGACGAGTTCCTCACCACTCAGCGCATGTGCCGGGTCGCCACACTGTCGGGTGACGGCGCCCCGCATGTCAGTGCCCTCTGGTTCGCCTGGGACGGCACCTCGCTGTGGCTGTACTCCATCGTGCGCAGCAAACGCTGGGCCGACCTTCGTCGCGACCCGCGTGTAGCGGTCGTCGTCGACTCCGGCGAGGGGTACGGGGAGCTGCGCGGGGCCGAACTCTCAGGCACCGTGGAGTTCGTGGGCGAGATACCCCGCTCCGGCGAGCCATGTCCGGAACTCGCCCTGCTGGAACCGTTGTTCGCCCGCAAGAACTTCGGTCTGGAGGAGATGCCGCACGACGGCCGGCATGCGTGGATCCGCCTGACCCCCGCCAAGACCGTCTCCTGGGACTTCCGCAAGCTGTGA
- a CDS encoding metal ABC transporter solute-binding protein, Zn/Mn family produces MSPSPSRRLALITGASLALLTGCGSSSDSGGDGSGAQEPAASSKIVVVASTDVYGDIVGQIGGAKVDVTSIISDPDQDPHSYEANTQNQLALSKAKVVVENGGGYDDFVDRMLKSGGSAAEVINAVKVSGKTAPKGGDLNEHVWYDFPTVAKIVDRIATALGKADAADAALFTKNAEAFKARLTALEAKEAQIKKEHAGQGVAITEPVPLYLTTASGLVNRTPAAFSEAIEEGDDVSPRVLQATLAVFSDKQVKALVYNEQTSGPQTEKSKAAAEAAGIPVVPVTETLPAGKDYLGWMTANVDALASALTK; encoded by the coding sequence ATGTCCCCGTCCCCGTCCCGGCGCCTCGCCCTGATCACCGGCGCCTCGCTGGCCCTCCTGACGGGGTGCGGCAGCTCGTCGGACTCCGGCGGTGACGGGAGCGGTGCGCAGGAACCGGCCGCTTCGTCCAAGATCGTCGTGGTCGCCTCGACCGACGTCTACGGCGACATCGTCGGACAGATAGGCGGCGCGAAGGTCGATGTCACGTCGATCATCAGCGACCCCGACCAGGATCCGCACTCCTACGAGGCCAACACCCAGAACCAGCTGGCCCTCTCCAAGGCGAAGGTCGTCGTCGAGAACGGCGGCGGCTACGACGACTTCGTCGACCGGATGCTGAAGAGCGGCGGCTCCGCCGCCGAGGTCATCAACGCCGTCAAGGTCTCCGGGAAGACAGCCCCGAAGGGCGGGGACCTCAACGAGCACGTCTGGTACGACTTCCCGACCGTCGCGAAGATCGTCGACCGTATCGCCACGGCACTGGGCAAGGCCGACGCCGCCGACGCCGCCCTCTTCACCAAGAACGCCGAGGCCTTCAAGGCCAGGCTGACGGCGCTGGAGGCGAAGGAAGCCCAGATCAAGAAGGAGCACGCCGGCCAGGGCGTCGCCATCACCGAACCCGTGCCGCTCTACCTGACCACCGCGAGCGGGCTGGTGAACAGGACGCCCGCGGCGTTCAGCGAGGCCATCGAGGAGGGCGACGACGTCTCTCCCCGGGTCCTTCAGGCCACGCTGGCGGTGTTCAGCGACAAGCAGGTCAAGGCGCTGGTCTACAACGAGCAGACCTCCGGCCCGCAGACCGAGAAGTCCAAGGCCGCGGCCGAGGCGGCCGGCATCCCCGTCGTACCCGTGACCGAGACCCTGCCCGCCGGCAAGGACTACCTCGGCTGGATGACCGCCAACGTCGACGCGCTCGCGAGCGCGCTCACCAAGTGA